A single Eleginops maclovinus isolate JMC-PN-2008 ecotype Puerto Natales chromosome 5, JC_Emac_rtc_rv5, whole genome shotgun sequence DNA region contains:
- the si:dkey-9i23.8 gene encoding parapinopsin isoform X2, whose amino-acid sequence MSEGLNGTMMTERPWSEAERWLLVAVLGLEMTMGIVGNCLVLLVKVMCRDQFSCRYWLPFLSLTLSDLGCSLLIISGSLVAILTGGQSSPWCEVVSLLKFAFITSSLGSIAILCVQRLISMASTGSVLFVVMVTACLASWVTGLVFGSVPVVYAWIRFDPAEMLCAVFWENSYSDMLLYILCAFSLCIFLPCILIFFCSLLLTATSCRSTCNSDDDAADLSSVSPLLVSFYMLCYTPFFVSELILLGRKDLSPAPDWLRTLSSVMSYLDCGLNPLIYCSHQDFREAGLALLWTNRKPSSEPVLTSITKRVNVFQTFHLPNNDV is encoded by the exons A TGAGTGAGGGCCTGAATGGGACCATGATGACGGAGCGGCCATGGTCTGAGGCAGAGAGGTGGCTGCTGGTGGCTGTGCTGGGACTGGAGATGACCATGGGAATTGTGGGAAACTGTCTGGTTCTGCTGGTCAAAGTCATG TGCAGGGACCAGTTCTCCTGTCGTTACTGGCTTCCCTTCCTCAGTCTCACCCTGTCAGATTTAG GCTGCTCCCTCCTTATTATCTCCGGCTCACTGGTGGCCATCTTGACTGGAGGTCAGAGTTCACCGTGGTGTGAGGTCGTCAGCCTGCTTAAATttgccttcatcacctcctcTTTAGGAAGCATAG CTATTCTTTGTGTGCAACGACTGATCAGCATGGCCTCCACAGGAAGTGTTCTCTTTGTTGTCATGGTGACAGCCTGCTTGGCTTCTTGGGTGACAGGGCTGGTGTTTGGGAGCGTCCCGGTGGTCTACGCCTGGATCAG GTTTGACCCTGCAGAGATGCTGTGTGCTGTCTTCTGGGAGAACAGCTACTCAGACATGTTGCTCTACATCCTCTGTGCCTTCTCCCTCTGTATCTTCCTCCCCTGCATCCTCATCTTCTTCTGCTCTCTTCTACTGACTGCCACCAGCTGTCGCTCCACCTGCAACAG TGATGATGATGCAGCAGATCTGTCTTCAGTCAGTCCTCTGCTGGTGTCTTTCTACATGCTCTGCTACACTCCCTTCTTTGTGTCTGAG CTGATCCTGCTGGGCAGGAAGGACCTGTCCCCAGCACCTGATTGGTTAAGGACACTGTCTTCAGTGATGTCATACCTGGACTGTGGTCTGAACCCTCTTATTTACTGCTCCCATCAGGACTTTCGGGAGGCAGGCCTAGCTCTGCTGTGGACCAATAGGAAGCCATCATCAGAGCCCGTCCTCACATCTATCACCAAACGTGTAAATGTGTTCCAGACATTTCATCTACCTAACAATGATGTTTAA
- the tmem187 gene encoding transmembrane protein 187 yields the protein MKSAVLHVSVPFVLCVAWANTSLFDRVEVDLTSEHYAEQPVASLPGFLAMPCNCAVNLAYIFMGLYWLLWRGGVHETARGRYLREVFALMAVLYGPVQWTRLALMLRTPAVLDQWFTLPIFAWVPVWISYIERGPERWRAAMYEVLSILSYGLALVHERGFDLALGCHVALAVYKGVRVQVTHGDSRTRGYLLLALLSCAGFVLLKLLDHWLARYRLFQRLTGHFWSKVCDVLQFHFSFCFLTSLTHRGRGEGKRR from the coding sequence ATGAAATCGGCTGTGCTTCACGTGTCGGTGCCTTTTGTGTTATGTGTCGCCTGGGCGAACACCAGCCTGTTCGACCGGGTGGAGGTGGACCTGACCTCAGAGCATTATGCGGAGCAGCCGGTGGCGTCTCTACCCGGATTCCTGGCCATGCCCTGTAACTGTGCGGTTAACCTGGCTTATATCTTCATGGGTCTGTACTGGCTGCTGTGGCGGGGAGGTGTGCACGAGACGGCGCGCGGCCGCTACCTGCGGGAGGTGTTCGCGCTCATGGCTGTGCTGTACGGACCGGTGCAGTGGACGCGCCTGGCGCTGATGCTGCGCACTCCCGCCGTGCTCGACCAGTGGTTCACCTTACCGATATTCGCGTGGGTTCCGGTGTGGATCAGCTATATAGAACGCGGGCCAGAAAGGTGGCGCGCTGCAATGTACGAGGTGCTGTCTATCCTCAGCTACGGCCTCGCACTTGTGCACGAGCGAGGTTTTGATTTAGCGCTGGGCTGTCACGTGGCTCTTGCAGTGTACAAGGGAGTGCGCGTGCAGGTTACCCACGGTGACAGCCGCACGCGGGGCTACCTGTTGCTCGCGCTGCTGTCCTGCGCAGGCTTCgtgctgctgaagctgctggaCCACTGGCTCGCGCGGTACCGGCTCTTCCAGCGGCTCACCGGACACTTCTGGTCCAAAGTGTGTGACGTGCTGCAGTTCCACTTCAGCTTCTGTTTCCTCACCTCCCTCACacacagggggaggggggaggggaagaGAAGATAG
- the si:dkey-9i23.8 gene encoding parapinopsin isoform X1: MSEGLNGTMMTERPWSEAERWLLVAVLGLEMTMGIVGNCLVLLVKVMCRDQFSCRYWLPFLSLTLSDLGCSLLIISGSLVAILTGGQSSPWCEVVSLLKFAFITSSLGSIAILCVQRLISMASTGSVLFVVMVTACLASWVTGLVFGSVPVVYAWIRFDPAEMLCAVFWENSYSDMLLYILCAFSLCIFLPCILIFFCSLLLTATSCRSTCNSDDDAADLSSVSPLLVSFYMLCYTPFFVSEDFREAGLALLWTNRKPSSEPVLTSITKRVNVFQTFHLPNNDV; encoded by the exons A TGAGTGAGGGCCTGAATGGGACCATGATGACGGAGCGGCCATGGTCTGAGGCAGAGAGGTGGCTGCTGGTGGCTGTGCTGGGACTGGAGATGACCATGGGAATTGTGGGAAACTGTCTGGTTCTGCTGGTCAAAGTCATG TGCAGGGACCAGTTCTCCTGTCGTTACTGGCTTCCCTTCCTCAGTCTCACCCTGTCAGATTTAG GCTGCTCCCTCCTTATTATCTCCGGCTCACTGGTGGCCATCTTGACTGGAGGTCAGAGTTCACCGTGGTGTGAGGTCGTCAGCCTGCTTAAATttgccttcatcacctcctcTTTAGGAAGCATAG CTATTCTTTGTGTGCAACGACTGATCAGCATGGCCTCCACAGGAAGTGTTCTCTTTGTTGTCATGGTGACAGCCTGCTTGGCTTCTTGGGTGACAGGGCTGGTGTTTGGGAGCGTCCCGGTGGTCTACGCCTGGATCAG GTTTGACCCTGCAGAGATGCTGTGTGCTGTCTTCTGGGAGAACAGCTACTCAGACATGTTGCTCTACATCCTCTGTGCCTTCTCCCTCTGTATCTTCCTCCCCTGCATCCTCATCTTCTTCTGCTCTCTTCTACTGACTGCCACCAGCTGTCGCTCCACCTGCAACAG TGATGATGATGCAGCAGATCTGTCTTCAGTCAGTCCTCTGCTGGTGTCTTTCTACATGCTCTGCTACACTCCCTTCTTTGTGTCTGAG GACTTTCGGGAGGCAGGCCTAGCTCTGCTGTGGACCAATAGGAAGCCATCATCAGAGCCCGTCCTCACATCTATCACCAAACGTGTAAATGTGTTCCAGACATTTCATCTACCTAACAATGATGTTTAA
- the saraf gene encoding store-operated calcium entry-associated regulatory factor isoform X1 encodes MKGCVTVLLQLLLVGHSASWDDGSVLLRDVQTLTLYRGRYTTARRSSPVLQLQCVGGSAGCRFSPDVVQCQNKGWDGVDVQWECKTDMDNAYRFGRIEVSCEGYSHPDDAHILRGSCGLEYTLELTEGGRRTAQGSGGTHGGFKRGLWSFASSFFSGFSGNKHQGQQQTHQSSYPSGGEDSSGLLGVAMLLLLAFGVYKLFLSGNTAQGGQDGEQAGYPRDDHHSSNTRPPPPGFKPDFTGSSGNMSSTIHAAVRSVITSHSLKLQSVLVVCSGYAGANPGYGFHSDYTHNRQQFPGGQARPRTGGGFWTGMGTGGLLGYMFGSQRSQPHSNSYSSYTDRRPAAGGSSTSSSGTRTASGFGGTKRR; translated from the exons GCAGCGTGCTGCTGAGGGATGTCCAGACGCTGACTCTGTACCGGGGCCGCTACACCACAGCGAGGCGCTCCAGTCCCGtgctgcagctgcagtgtgtgggaggttCTGCGGGATGCCGCTTCAGCCCAGATGTGGTTCAGTGTCAGAACAAAGGCTGGGATGGGGTGGATGTGCAG TGGGAGTGTAAGACTGATATGGACAATGCCTACCGATTTGGTCGCATTGAGGTGAGCTGTGAGGGCTACAGCCACCCTGATGACGCCCACATCCTGAGGGGCTCCTGTGGGCTTGAGTACACTCTGGAGCTGACTGAAGGGGGCCGGAGGACAGCCCAGGGCAGCGGGGGGACGCATGGTGGATTTAAAAGAG GGCTGTGGAGCTTCGCCTCCAGTTTCTTCAGTGGTTTCTCTGGAAACAAGCATCAGGGTCAACAGCAGACCCATCAGAGCTCGTACCCCTCAGGCGGGGAGGACTCATCAGGCCTGCTGGGGGTCGCTATGCTTCTGCTCTTAGCCTTTGGTGTCTACAAGCTGTTCCTCAGCGGGAACACAGCCCAGGGGGGGCAGGACGGAGAACAGGCTGGTTACCCAAGAGATGATCACCACAGCTCCAACACACGACCCCCACCCCCGGGATTCAAGCCTGACTTCACAGGCAGCTCAGGTAATATGTCAAGCACGATACACGCTGCAGTGCGAAGCGTGATCACATCCCACTCCCTGAAACTTCAATCTGTTCTTGTTGTGTGTTCAGGCTATGCTGGTGCCAACCCTGGCTATGGTTTCCACAGTGACTACACTCACAACAGACAACAGTTCCCAGGAGGCCAGGCTCGCCCCAGAACAGGTGGAGGCTTCTGGACTGGGATGGGAACAGGAGGGCTGCTGGGATATATGTTTGGCAGTCAGAG aagtCAGCCCCACAGCAACTCCTACTCATCATACACTGACCGCCgtcctgctgctggaggctCCTCCACTTCTTCCTCTGGGACACGCACTGCTTCAG GGTTTGGAGGAACCAAGAGAAGATAG
- the saraf gene encoding store-operated calcium entry-associated regulatory factor isoform X2: MKGCVTVLLQLLLVGHSASWDDGSVLLRDVQTLTLYRGRYTTARRSSPVLQLQCVGGSAGCRFSPDVVQCQNKGWDGVDVQWECKTDMDNAYRFGRIEVSCEGYSHPDDAHILRGSCGLEYTLELTEGGRRTAQGSGGTHGGFKRGLWSFASSFFSGFSGNKHQGQQQTHQSSYPSGGEDSSGLLGVAMLLLLAFGVYKLFLSGNTAQGGQDGEQAGYPRDDHHSSNTRPPPPGFKPDFTGSSGYAGANPGYGFHSDYTHNRQQFPGGQARPRTGGGFWTGMGTGGLLGYMFGSQRSQPHSNSYSSYTDRRPAAGGSSTSSSGTRTASGFGGTKRR; the protein is encoded by the exons GCAGCGTGCTGCTGAGGGATGTCCAGACGCTGACTCTGTACCGGGGCCGCTACACCACAGCGAGGCGCTCCAGTCCCGtgctgcagctgcagtgtgtgggaggttCTGCGGGATGCCGCTTCAGCCCAGATGTGGTTCAGTGTCAGAACAAAGGCTGGGATGGGGTGGATGTGCAG TGGGAGTGTAAGACTGATATGGACAATGCCTACCGATTTGGTCGCATTGAGGTGAGCTGTGAGGGCTACAGCCACCCTGATGACGCCCACATCCTGAGGGGCTCCTGTGGGCTTGAGTACACTCTGGAGCTGACTGAAGGGGGCCGGAGGACAGCCCAGGGCAGCGGGGGGACGCATGGTGGATTTAAAAGAG GGCTGTGGAGCTTCGCCTCCAGTTTCTTCAGTGGTTTCTCTGGAAACAAGCATCAGGGTCAACAGCAGACCCATCAGAGCTCGTACCCCTCAGGCGGGGAGGACTCATCAGGCCTGCTGGGGGTCGCTATGCTTCTGCTCTTAGCCTTTGGTGTCTACAAGCTGTTCCTCAGCGGGAACACAGCCCAGGGGGGGCAGGACGGAGAACAGGCTGGTTACCCAAGAGATGATCACCACAGCTCCAACACACGACCCCCACCCCCGGGATTCAAGCCTGACTTCACAGGCAGCTCAG GCTATGCTGGTGCCAACCCTGGCTATGGTTTCCACAGTGACTACACTCACAACAGACAACAGTTCCCAGGAGGCCAGGCTCGCCCCAGAACAGGTGGAGGCTTCTGGACTGGGATGGGAACAGGAGGGCTGCTGGGATATATGTTTGGCAGTCAGAG aagtCAGCCCCACAGCAACTCCTACTCATCATACACTGACCGCCgtcctgctgctggaggctCCTCCACTTCTTCCTCTGGGACACGCACTGCTTCAG GGTTTGGAGGAACCAAGAGAAGATAG